The following are encoded in a window of Massilia sp. R2A-15 genomic DNA:
- a CDS encoding PfkB family carbohydrate kinase: MIATFGEALVDLIEQPDGRFAPCLGGSVCNFTVALARQGVPTRYLNPLSRDHFGERFDALLRGAGVDLPGHPRSAGPTSLAVVSLDAYGSPSYAFHREGVADRDIDARAAIAAFPAPLELLHTGGLTLVPADLDKTLEICAAAAARGALVSVDANMRPMLASDLGAYGAGVRRALDQAHVAKVSDEDLDALGIGRGSLDAIVGALFPGSALELVVYTQGPRGAALLTRRHQVELAAPAGLRVVDTVGAGDCFHAGLVACLLRAGALASREQLAALEPAQLRAALRHAIAAASVNIMRSGCDPATWQETLDEVSRHASAGQ; this comes from the coding sequence ATGATTGCCACTTTCGGCGAAGCGCTGGTCGACCTGATCGAACAGCCCGACGGCCGCTTCGCCCCCTGCCTGGGCGGTTCGGTCTGCAATTTCACGGTGGCCCTGGCGCGCCAGGGCGTACCGACCCGCTATCTCAACCCGCTGTCGCGCGATCACTTCGGCGAACGCTTCGACGCCCTGCTGCGCGGCGCCGGCGTGGACCTGCCGGGTCATCCGCGCAGCGCCGGTCCGACCTCGCTGGCCGTGGTCAGCCTCGACGCCTACGGCAGCCCAAGTTACGCCTTCCACCGCGAGGGCGTGGCCGACCGCGACATCGATGCGCGCGCTGCGATCGCCGCTTTCCCGGCGCCGCTCGAACTGCTGCACACCGGTGGCCTGACGCTGGTGCCGGCCGACCTCGATAAAACGCTGGAGATCTGCGCGGCGGCGGCGGCCCGCGGGGCGCTGGTGTCGGTCGACGCGAACATGCGGCCGATGCTCGCCAGCGACCTGGGAGCGTACGGCGCCGGCGTGCGGCGCGCGCTGGACCAGGCCCACGTCGCCAAGGTCAGCGACGAGGATCTCGACGCGCTCGGCATCGGCCGCGGCAGCCTGGACGCCATCGTCGGCGCGCTGTTCCCCGGTTCGGCGCTCGAACTGGTGGTCTACACGCAGGGCCCGCGCGGCGCCGCCTTGCTGACGCGCCGCCACCAAGTGGAACTGGCGGCGCCGGCCGGCTTGCGCGTGGTCGATACGGTCGGCGCCGGCGATTGCTTCCATGCCGGCCTGGTCGCCTGCCTGCTGCGCGCCGGCGCGCTGGCCAGCAGGGAGCAGCTGGCGGCGCTCGAACCGGCCCAGTTGCGCGCCGCGCTGCGCCATGCGATCGCCGCGGCGAGCGTGAACATCATGCGCTCCGGCTGCGATCCCGCCACCTGGCAGGAGACGCTCGATGAAGTTTCCCGGCACGCGAGTGCAGGGCAGTGA
- a CDS encoding sugar ABC transporter substrate-binding protein — MNFQHSLAVALLAACGIAAAADQPVIGIITKTETNPFFVKMKEGAQQRAQLKGAKLLTGAGRSDGDNAGQVTAIENMIGAGAKAILITPNDSKAIVPAIKKARAAGILVIALDSPADPQSATDALYATDNFKAGLLIGQYAKAALAGKPAKIAMLDLMPGHPVGIARHNGFIAGMGAPGVTAKTTELARTAEVVCMADSHGDQGKGQTAMENCLQKNPGINLVYTINEPAAAGAYKALKAAGKEKGVTIVSVDGGCTGVRDVKAGVIAATAQQYPLNMAVQAVDAGVEYAKTGKKASGYVDTGVTLITDRAQAGVESRDTAYGLSACWGK, encoded by the coding sequence ATGAACTTCCAGCACAGCCTCGCCGTAGCGCTGCTCGCTGCGTGCGGCATCGCCGCCGCGGCAGACCAGCCAGTCATCGGCATCATCACCAAGACCGAAACCAATCCTTTCTTCGTCAAGATGAAGGAAGGCGCCCAGCAGCGCGCCCAGCTCAAGGGCGCCAAGCTGCTCACCGGCGCCGGCCGGTCCGACGGCGACAACGCCGGCCAGGTCACCGCCATCGAGAACATGATCGGGGCCGGCGCCAAGGCCATCCTGATCACGCCGAACGACTCAAAGGCGATCGTCCCCGCGATCAAGAAAGCGCGCGCCGCCGGCATCCTGGTCATCGCGCTCGACAGCCCGGCCGATCCGCAAAGCGCCACCGACGCCCTGTACGCCACCGACAATTTCAAGGCGGGCCTGCTGATCGGCCAATATGCAAAGGCTGCGCTGGCCGGCAAGCCGGCAAAGATCGCGATGCTCGATTTGATGCCGGGCCACCCGGTCGGCATCGCGCGCCACAACGGCTTCATTGCCGGCATGGGCGCGCCAGGCGTGACGGCCAAAACCACCGAGCTCGCCAGGACCGCCGAGGTGGTCTGTATGGCCGACAGCCACGGCGACCAGGGCAAGGGCCAGACGGCGATGGAAAACTGCCTGCAAAAAAATCCCGGCATCAATCTGGTCTACACGATAAATGAGCCGGCTGCGGCGGGCGCCTACAAGGCACTGAAGGCCGCCGGCAAAGAGAAGGGCGTGACGATCGTCTCGGTCGACGGCGGCTGCACCGGCGTGCGCGACGTGAAGGCCGGCGTGATTGCCGCGACAGCGCAGCAGTACCCGCTGAACATGGCGGTGCAGGCGGTCGACGCCGGCGTCGAGTACGCGAAGACCGGCAAGAAGGCCAGCGGCTATGTCGACACCGGCGTCACGCTGATCACCGACCGCGCGCAGGCCGGCGTCGAGAGCCGCGACACCGCCTACGGCCTGTCCGCCTGCTGGGGCAAATAG
- a CDS encoding carbohydrate porin, translated as MKRRKVTALALALCCGAAAAGEDYGHDHPGFHGYFRIGAGAGSAHGPMSCYGLGGNTMKYRLGNECDSYAEFGYTHEMPKTEDGVTFAGTIWVNAFAPNSSFSGPGSEVKLAKAYVEAKGLGFLNGGVAWMGKRFYIRPDIHMLDLQYIHLNGTGAGVDQVKLGPGHLSYAVFKDNDRNTFDPATGARTGTAAAIRQNLLYQDLPVNQNGTIDAVGTWITAQGGAATHNGWQLLVMHKQDKLFGEGNNIFGVQYGVGPGTGRGAPLTGEDSAGGDTMGKSGSTLLGSDAKRMRVFDALWSQLTRNFGVQAVVLVQRDKSDAGGTTTWTTLGVRPVYAFSRYFKLQAELGTDRVTSATGGPAARLTKLTIAPTLSRGPGVWDRPELRAFVTYGRWNNAATALVNAANNSGPVYNNGTSGTTVGFQVESWW; from the coding sequence ATGAAGCGAAGAAAAGTGACGGCGCTTGCGCTGGCGCTGTGCTGCGGCGCGGCCGCCGCCGGCGAAGACTACGGCCACGACCATCCGGGATTTCACGGCTATTTCCGGATCGGCGCGGGGGCGGGCTCGGCGCACGGCCCGATGAGCTGCTACGGCCTGGGCGGCAACACGATGAAATACCGGCTGGGCAACGAGTGCGACTCGTACGCCGAATTCGGCTATACGCATGAGATGCCGAAGACCGAGGACGGCGTCACCTTCGCCGGCACCATCTGGGTCAACGCCTTCGCCCCGAACTCGAGCTTTTCCGGGCCGGGCTCGGAAGTGAAGCTGGCCAAGGCCTACGTCGAGGCGAAGGGACTCGGCTTCCTCAACGGCGGCGTGGCGTGGATGGGCAAGCGCTTCTACATCCGTCCCGACATCCACATGCTCGACCTGCAGTACATCCACCTGAACGGCACCGGCGCCGGCGTCGACCAGGTCAAGCTGGGACCGGGCCACCTCAGCTACGCCGTGTTCAAGGACAACGACCGCAATACCTTCGACCCGGCGACCGGCGCGCGCACCGGCACCGCCGCGGCGATCCGCCAGAATCTGCTGTACCAGGACCTGCCGGTCAACCAGAACGGCACCATCGACGCGGTCGGCACGTGGATCACCGCGCAGGGCGGGGCGGCCACGCACAACGGCTGGCAGCTGCTGGTGATGCACAAGCAGGACAAGCTGTTCGGCGAGGGCAACAACATCTTCGGCGTGCAGTATGGGGTGGGGCCCGGCACCGGCCGCGGCGCACCGCTCACCGGCGAAGACAGCGCCGGCGGCGACACGATGGGCAAGTCCGGCAGCACCTTGCTGGGCTCGGACGCAAAACGCATGCGCGTGTTCGACGCGCTGTGGAGCCAGCTGACGCGCAACTTCGGCGTCCAGGCGGTGGTGCTGGTCCAGCGCGACAAGTCGGACGCGGGCGGCACGACTACCTGGACCACGCTGGGCGTGCGCCCGGTCTACGCTTTTTCGCGCTACTTCAAACTGCAGGCCGAGCTGGGCACCGACAGGGTCACGTCGGCCACCGGCGGCCCGGCCGCGCGCCTGACCAAGCTGACCATCGCGCCGACGCTGTCGCGCGGGCCCGGCGTGTGGGACCGCCCGGAACTGCGCGCTTTCGTTACCTACGGCAGATGGAACAACGCGGCGACCGCGCTGGTGAACGCGGCCAATAATTCCGGCCCGGTCTACAACAACGGCACCAGCGGCACAACGGTTGGTTTCCAGGTCGAAAGCTGGTGGTAA